A window of the Streptomyces sp. NBC_00878 genome harbors these coding sequences:
- a CDS encoding cytochrome P450, with translation MTAPADPAHEAALPEFPMRRACPFSPPDEYGEMRENDPVSRAQLKVNGKPAWLVTRHEHYKKLLGDARVSANLKLPGYPLQVPVPEEMLQAVPLTFLSMDPPDHTVQRRMLAPEFGLRRMRALRERVQEIVDHQIDQLIAKGSEGPVDLVSNLALPVPSLVICELLGVPYEDHARFEEWAWAIMNHDISDEDRGVAHYELDKYVDGLVTAKESEPGDDMISRLIEFNRAEPAVEHSDIVSMARLMLVTGHETTANMIALGTLALLEHPDQLAAVREDPELMPRAVEELLRFFSISDAGTARVALEDIELGDVTIRAGEGILPLNNAANHDETVFPDANTLDLRRESRSHVAFGYGVHQCIGQNLARLELDVVYTTLFRRLPTLRLAAPVEELRFKDDAIVYGLYELPVAW, from the coding sequence ATGACTGCACCTGCCGATCCGGCCCACGAGGCCGCGCTTCCGGAATTTCCGATGCGGCGCGCCTGCCCCTTCAGCCCGCCCGACGAGTACGGCGAGATGCGCGAGAACGACCCGGTCTCGCGGGCCCAGCTGAAGGTCAACGGCAAGCCCGCCTGGCTGGTCACCAGGCACGAGCACTACAAGAAGCTGCTCGGTGACGCGCGGGTGAGCGCCAACCTGAAGCTGCCCGGATACCCGCTGCAGGTGCCGGTGCCGGAGGAGATGCTCCAGGCGGTGCCGCTGACCTTCCTTTCGATGGACCCGCCGGACCACACCGTCCAACGGCGCATGCTCGCCCCGGAGTTCGGCCTGCGCCGGATGCGCGCGCTGCGCGAGCGGGTGCAGGAGATCGTGGACCACCAGATCGACCAGTTGATCGCCAAGGGCAGCGAGGGCCCGGTGGACCTGGTGAGCAACCTGGCGCTGCCGGTTCCCTCACTGGTGATCTGCGAACTGCTCGGCGTGCCCTACGAGGACCATGCCCGGTTCGAGGAATGGGCGTGGGCGATCATGAACCACGACATCAGCGACGAGGACCGCGGTGTCGCGCACTACGAGCTCGACAAGTACGTCGACGGGCTGGTCACCGCCAAGGAGAGCGAGCCCGGCGACGACATGATCAGCCGGCTGATCGAGTTCAACCGCGCCGAACCGGCCGTCGAGCACTCCGACATCGTCAGCATGGCCCGGCTGATGCTGGTCACCGGCCACGAGACGACCGCCAACATGATCGCCCTGGGCACGCTGGCGCTGCTGGAGCACCCCGACCAGCTGGCCGCCGTCCGCGAGGACCCGGAGCTGATGCCGCGAGCGGTCGAGGAGCTGCTGCGGTTCTTCTCCATCTCCGACGCCGGCACCGCGCGGGTCGCTCTGGAGGACATCGAGCTGGGCGACGTCACCATCCGCGCGGGCGAGGGCATCCTGCCGCTGAACAACGCCGCCAACCACGACGAAACCGTCTTCCCCGACGCGAACACGCTCGACCTGCGGCGCGAGTCGCGCAGCCACGTGGCCTTCGGCTACGGCGTCCACCAGTGCATCGGGCAGAACCTGGCCCGGCTGGAGCTGGACGTCGTCTACACGACCCTCTTCCGCCGCCTGCCGACGCTGCGGCTGGCCGCCCCGGTCGAGGAACTGCGGTTCAAGGACGACGCCATCGTCTACGGCCTCTACGAACTGCCCGTCGCCTGGTGA
- a CDS encoding type III PLP-dependent enzyme encodes MTGHTELAKRFGTPSYVYDLDRVAKARDDLFAALPDEVELFYAAKANPHPEILREMRAGDGRVCRAEISSTGELTAVLQAGFDGADVLYTGPGKTEEELTEALTQGVRLFSVESLGDLRRIGETAVRLGVTADCLLRVNNATGAAVTSIRMTGVPSQFGFDSETLPALAPELRDVPGTAIAGLHFFPLSNAKDEASLIAEFRHTIATAAALQKQLGVPFRLVDIGGGFAAPYAVRGERPVYTDLRDNLAAALDEHFPGWREGAPRIACESGRYLVSGSGTLLIGVVNVKESRGRRFLILDGGINTFGGMSGLGRIMPVSVEPDEARGEAGVPASLVGPLCTPGDVLGRDVALPDIAPGDVLTIPNAGSYGPTASLLMFLGRPAPAELVVRGEELVSVSRIQHIRTYEHGQAL; translated from the coding sequence GTGACCGGCCATACCGAGCTTGCCAAGCGCTTCGGTACCCCGTCGTACGTCTACGACCTCGACCGCGTGGCCAAGGCACGGGACGACCTCTTCGCCGCCCTGCCCGACGAGGTCGAGCTGTTCTACGCCGCCAAGGCCAACCCGCACCCGGAGATCCTGCGCGAGATGCGCGCCGGGGACGGCCGGGTGTGCCGGGCGGAGATCAGCTCCACCGGCGAACTCACCGCCGTGCTGCAGGCCGGCTTCGACGGCGCCGACGTGCTCTACACCGGGCCCGGCAAGACCGAGGAGGAGCTGACCGAGGCGCTCACCCAGGGCGTCCGGCTGTTCTCCGTGGAGTCGCTCGGCGACCTGCGCCGCATCGGCGAGACAGCCGTACGGCTCGGCGTCACCGCCGACTGCCTGCTGCGCGTCAACAACGCCACCGGCGCCGCCGTCACCAGCATCCGGATGACCGGCGTGCCCTCGCAGTTCGGCTTCGACAGCGAGACACTGCCCGCGCTCGCCCCCGAACTGCGCGACGTGCCCGGAACCGCCATCGCGGGCCTGCACTTCTTCCCGCTCAGCAACGCCAAGGACGAGGCGAGCCTGATCGCCGAGTTCCGGCACACCATCGCCACCGCGGCAGCCCTCCAGAAGCAACTGGGCGTACCGTTCCGCCTCGTCGACATCGGCGGCGGGTTCGCCGCGCCCTACGCGGTGCGCGGCGAGCGGCCGGTCTACACCGACCTGCGCGACAACCTGGCCGCCGCGCTCGACGAGCACTTCCCCGGCTGGCGCGAGGGCGCCCCGCGCATCGCCTGCGAGTCGGGCCGCTACCTGGTCAGCGGCAGCGGCACGCTGCTCATCGGCGTCGTCAACGTCAAGGAGAGCCGCGGCCGGCGCTTCCTCATCCTGGACGGCGGCATCAACACCTTCGGCGGCATGTCCGGCCTCGGCCGCATCATGCCCGTCTCCGTCGAGCCGGACGAGGCACGCGGCGAAGCCGGCGTGCCCGCCAGCCTCGTCGGCCCGCTGTGCACACCGGGCGACGTGCTCGGCCGGGACGTCGCACTGCCCGACATCGCGCCCGGCGACGTCCTCACCATTCCGAACGCCGGTTCCTACGGACCCACGGCCAGCCTGCTGATGTTCCTCGGGAGGCCCGCCCCCGCGGAACTCGTGGTCCGCGGCGAAGAACTGGTGTCCGTCTCCCGTATCCAGCACATCCGCACCTACGAGCACGGACAGGCCCTGTGA
- a CDS encoding proline iminopeptidase-family hydrolase, producing the protein MSPPPSAKGTVPFGEYRTWYRTTGELHAGRPAVVAVHGGPGSTHDYLLPLARLAEDGWPVVHYDQLGNGGSTHLPDKEPEFWTVELFMAELDNLVSRLGIADDYVLFGQSWGGPLCAKHAMGHPTGLRGLVIANAPASYPIWMEEMARLRAELPPHVHETLLRHEAAGTYDSEEYHAAMRVFYDRHVCRVQPWPLDFLSSFMEIYNDPTVYYTMNGPTEFHVIGSLKNWSIVDELAAIRTPTLLMSGRHDEATEAVVQPYQDHIPGARWEIFEESSHLPHLEEPDRFFEVMTDFLKSL; encoded by the coding sequence GTGTCCCCGCCGCCCAGTGCGAAGGGCACCGTCCCCTTCGGGGAGTACCGAACCTGGTACCGCACGACCGGTGAACTCCACGCGGGCCGGCCGGCGGTCGTCGCCGTACACGGCGGCCCCGGCAGCACGCACGACTACCTGCTGCCGCTGGCCCGCCTCGCCGAGGACGGCTGGCCGGTCGTGCACTACGACCAGCTCGGCAACGGCGGCTCGACCCATCTGCCGGACAAGGAACCGGAGTTCTGGACGGTCGAGCTGTTCATGGCCGAACTGGACAACCTCGTCAGCCGGTTGGGGATCGCCGATGACTACGTGCTCTTCGGCCAGTCCTGGGGCGGCCCCCTGTGCGCCAAGCACGCCATGGGTCACCCGACGGGCCTGCGCGGCCTGGTCATCGCCAACGCGCCCGCCTCGTATCCGATCTGGATGGAGGAGATGGCGCGACTGCGGGCAGAGCTGCCGCCGCACGTGCACGAGACGCTGCTGCGGCACGAGGCGGCCGGCACGTACGACTCGGAGGAGTACCACGCGGCCATGCGGGTCTTCTACGACCGCCATGTGTGCCGGGTCCAGCCGTGGCCGCTGGACTTCCTCTCCTCCTTCATGGAGATCTACAACGACCCGACCGTGTACTACACGATGAACGGCCCCACCGAGTTCCACGTCATCGGTTCGCTGAAGAACTGGTCGATCGTCGACGAACTCGCCGCGATCCGCACCCCGACGCTGCTGATGAGCGGCCGCCACGACGAGGCCACCGAGGCGGTCGTCCAGCCGTACCAGGACCACATCCCCGGCGCCCGCTGGGAGATCTTCGAGGAATCCAGCCACCTGCCGCACCTTGAGGAACCGGACCGGTTCTTCGAGGTGATGACCGATTTCCTGAAGAGCCTGTGA
- a CDS encoding AMP-binding protein, translating into MNRQPTTQARTDALVHDLLDEATAQTPDAAAVSDRDGRWTYRELTAYSHAVDAWMESRGVGHGDRVLVQVPSIRELVALVYGTSRRGAILVPVNTGMKDFHLRAVTANAEPVLVISADDAVQRIAALSGGVPVLALGEVWRDVAALREKEARSGGAHVTPDDVAVLVYTSGSTAAPKAVICPHGRMVFASEAINLELGYRPDDVVFCRFPISWDYGLYKVLLTAIGRSELVLADGDSDLVLLRRIRETGATIVPIVPSLATMICALAEREPRRESRVRMFTNTGAALPKTTADGLRTAFPGSEVVIQFGQTECKRISILPPHHQDAKPDSVGRPLPGTLAFAVDDEGVELPPGVTGELVAEGPHVMPGYWKAPEQTARAFRPAPAGGLRLHTGDYGHVDEDGFLYYEGRRDDMFKHKGVRMSTTEIEAAATDIPGVRAAAVLPPTPDHDLAVFAEGDIDPHVLLRELSLRLEPAKVPGVSRVVDELPLTLHGKHDRKRLARILEGTPL; encoded by the coding sequence GTGAACCGCCAACCGACAACACAAGCCCGCACGGACGCACTCGTACACGACCTGCTGGACGAGGCCACCGCCCAAACCCCGGACGCGGCCGCGGTCAGCGACCGCGACGGGCGGTGGACCTACCGCGAACTCACCGCGTACAGCCACGCCGTCGACGCCTGGATGGAGTCCCGCGGCGTCGGCCACGGCGACCGGGTCCTCGTCCAGGTGCCCAGCATCCGCGAACTGGTCGCGCTGGTCTACGGAACCTCCCGGCGCGGCGCGATCCTCGTACCCGTCAACACCGGCATGAAGGACTTCCACCTGCGCGCGGTGACCGCCAACGCCGAGCCCGTGCTGGTCATCTCGGCCGACGACGCCGTGCAGCGGATCGCCGCCCTCAGCGGCGGCGTCCCCGTCCTGGCGCTCGGCGAGGTGTGGCGGGACGTCGCCGCCCTGCGCGAGAAGGAGGCCCGCTCCGGCGGCGCGCACGTCACCCCCGACGACGTGGCCGTGCTCGTGTACACCTCCGGCTCCACCGCGGCCCCCAAGGCGGTCATCTGCCCGCACGGCCGGATGGTCTTCGCCTCCGAGGCCATCAACCTGGAACTCGGCTACCGCCCCGACGACGTGGTGTTCTGCCGCTTCCCCATCTCCTGGGACTACGGCCTGTACAAGGTGCTGCTGACCGCCATCGGCCGCAGCGAACTGGTCCTCGCCGACGGCGACTCCGACCTGGTCCTGCTGCGCCGCATCCGCGAGACCGGCGCCACCATCGTGCCCATCGTGCCGTCCCTGGCCACCATGATCTGTGCCCTCGCCGAGCGCGAACCGCGCCGCGAGTCCCGGGTGCGGATGTTCACCAACACCGGTGCCGCGCTGCCGAAGACCACCGCCGACGGGCTGCGCACCGCGTTCCCCGGCTCCGAGGTGGTCATCCAGTTCGGGCAGACGGAGTGCAAGCGCATCTCCATCCTGCCGCCGCACCACCAGGACGCCAAGCCCGACTCGGTCGGCCGCCCGCTGCCCGGCACCCTCGCCTTCGCCGTCGACGACGAGGGCGTCGAACTGCCGCCAGGGGTGACCGGCGAGCTCGTCGCCGAGGGCCCGCACGTGATGCCCGGCTACTGGAAGGCGCCCGAGCAGACCGCACGCGCCTTCCGCCCCGCCCCCGCCGGCGGCCTGCGGCTCCACACCGGCGACTACGGACACGTCGACGAGGACGGGTTCCTGTACTACGAGGGCCGCCGCGACGACATGTTCAAACACAAGGGCGTGCGCATGAGCACCACCGAGATCGAGGCCGCCGCGACCGACATCCCCGGGGTCCGCGCCGCCGCGGTCCTCCCGCCCACCCCCGACCACGACCTCGCCGTGTTCGCCGAGGGCGACATCGACCCGCACGTGCTCCTGCGGGAACTCTCGCTGCGACTGGAACCCGCCAAGGTGCCGGGGGTCTCCCGCGTCGTCGACGAGCTGCCGCTGACCCTGCACGGCAAGCACGACCGCAAGCGGCTCGCCCGCATACTGGAAGGAACCCCGCTGTGA
- a CDS encoding cytochrome P450, with the protein MTQSAEEAPETTQYPQFPMKRTCPFSEPDEYAGFRASDPVSRATLKVNGKPTWLVTKHEDVKQVLGDARVSSNLKLPGYPHQFHIPEEMLAQVRLMLLSMDPPDHTAQRRMLIPEFTARRVKEMRPRIQEIVDEQIDAMLASGGPVDLVTALALPLPSLVICELLGVPYEDHAQFEEWSAAMMNHDLSPEEYGAAVQGLDMYLDKLVTAKESEPGDDLISRFIEKNRVEQVADHVDVVTMARLMLVGGHETTANMIALGVLALLEHPEQRKAVQEDPSLLPHAIEELLRTFSISDSGTARVALEDIEVGGTTIRAGEGILALNNAANHDEAVFPDAGTLDIHRKEARSHLAFGYGIHQCIGANLARVELEVVYGTLLSRIPGLRLATPVEELRFKDDAMVYGVYELPVTW; encoded by the coding sequence ATGACCCAGTCCGCCGAAGAGGCACCCGAGACGACGCAGTACCCGCAGTTCCCCATGAAGCGCACCTGCCCGTTCAGCGAACCGGACGAGTACGCCGGGTTCCGCGCGAGCGACCCGGTCTCCCGCGCCACACTGAAGGTGAACGGCAAGCCCACCTGGCTGGTCACCAAGCACGAAGACGTGAAGCAGGTGCTGGGCGACGCACGCGTGAGCTCGAACCTCAAACTCCCGGGCTACCCGCACCAGTTCCACATCCCCGAGGAGATGCTGGCGCAGGTCCGGCTGATGCTGCTGTCCATGGACCCGCCGGACCACACGGCCCAACGCCGCATGCTCATCCCCGAGTTCACCGCCCGCAGGGTGAAGGAGATGCGCCCGCGGATCCAGGAGATCGTGGACGAGCAGATCGACGCGATGCTCGCGTCCGGTGGACCGGTGGACCTGGTGACCGCGCTCGCGCTGCCTCTGCCGTCGCTGGTGATCTGCGAACTGCTCGGCGTGCCCTACGAGGACCACGCGCAGTTCGAGGAGTGGTCCGCGGCGATGATGAACCACGACCTGAGCCCGGAGGAGTACGGGGCCGCGGTGCAGGGCCTCGACATGTACCTCGACAAGCTCGTCACCGCCAAGGAGAGCGAGCCCGGGGACGACCTCATCAGCCGGTTCATCGAGAAGAACCGCGTGGAGCAGGTCGCCGACCATGTCGACGTGGTGACAATGGCCCGGCTGATGCTGGTCGGAGGCCACGAGACCACGGCCAACATGATCGCGCTGGGCGTGCTGGCGCTGCTGGAACACCCCGAGCAGCGCAAGGCGGTGCAGGAGGACCCCTCCCTGCTGCCGCACGCCATCGAGGAGTTGCTGCGTACGTTCTCCATCTCCGACTCCGGTACCGCCCGGGTCGCCCTGGAGGACATCGAGGTCGGCGGCACCACCATTCGCGCGGGCGAGGGCATCCTCGCCCTGAACAACGCCGCCAACCACGACGAGGCCGTCTTCCCCGACGCCGGCACCCTCGACATCCACCGCAAGGAGGCCCGCAGCCATCTCGCCTTCGGCTACGGCATCCACCAGTGCATCGGGGCGAACCTCGCCCGGGTGGAGCTGGAGGTCGTCTACGGCACCCTGCTGAGCCGCATCCCCGGACTGCGGCTGGCCACGCCGGTGGAGGAGCTGCGCTTCAAGGACGACGCCATGGTCTACGGCGTCTACGAACTGCCCGTCACCTGGTGA
- a CDS encoding ferredoxin, with protein sequence MRVSTDNDKCVGAGQCAMLIPDVFDQGDDGIVVLLQKEPAEDVHDDVRQAAVLCPSGSIHIAD encoded by the coding sequence ATGCGTGTCAGCACGGACAACGACAAGTGCGTGGGCGCGGGCCAGTGCGCGATGCTCATTCCCGACGTCTTCGACCAGGGCGACGACGGCATCGTCGTCCTGCTCCAGAAGGAGCCGGCCGAGGACGTCCACGACGACGTACGCCAGGCCGCGGTGCTGTGCCCCTCCGGGTCCATCCACATCGCGGACTGA
- a CDS encoding amino acid adenylation domain-containing protein, which yields MDGTLSGRFLRGLAASPDRPALRAGGGSPTYRELHERALLLAGSLLAGMPDEPRAVGVLAGRGPTAYVTLLAGLYSGVTVVPLQSAFPAARTRQMIDAAGVGALLAADDTMPALTALRETGTSLPTLFAPGGQPMPALAVDPDSALKAPMPGRPTDTAYVLFTSGSTGRPKGVPVTHANTAHYFQLLDERYDFGPDDVFSQTFDLNFDCAMFDLFCAWGAGATLVPPPAEAYRRMPEFMAEQGMTVWFSTPSAITLLRRMGALTAGALPSLRWSFFAGEALSCQDAEDWAAAAPGSLLENLYGPTELTITITGHRWTPVRHLNDMVPIGTVHEGHEVLLLDDSGAPTTADQGELCIAGPQLTPGYLDPADDTGRFLEHDGHRFYRTGDRVHRDGDGTWQYLGRKDAQVQVHGVRLELAEVDAAARTCEGVQDAVTVAVPVDGTTELAVFHTGEQVPPVQLARHLRQVLPAAVVPRAYHHLDAFPLNSNRKTDRRQLTALAVAAMAPAAAAPAERGSTDERQNGAQ from the coding sequence ATGGACGGCACGCTGTCCGGACGCTTCCTGCGTGGCCTGGCCGCCTCCCCGGACCGGCCCGCACTGCGGGCCGGCGGCGGGAGCCCGACCTACCGCGAACTGCACGAGCGTGCCCTGCTGCTGGCCGGCTCCCTGCTGGCCGGGATGCCGGACGAGCCGCGCGCCGTCGGCGTGCTGGCCGGGAGGGGCCCCACCGCCTACGTCACGCTCCTGGCCGGTCTGTACAGCGGCGTCACCGTCGTCCCGCTGCAGTCTGCGTTCCCGGCGGCCCGCACCCGGCAGATGATCGACGCCGCCGGGGTCGGTGCGCTGCTCGCCGCCGACGACACGATGCCCGCCCTGACCGCTCTGCGGGAGACCGGCACGAGCCTGCCGACACTGTTCGCGCCCGGCGGGCAGCCGATGCCCGCCCTGGCCGTGGACCCGGACAGCGCGCTGAAGGCACCCATGCCGGGCCGCCCGACGGACACCGCGTACGTCCTGTTCACCTCCGGCTCGACCGGCCGGCCCAAGGGCGTGCCGGTCACCCACGCCAACACCGCGCACTACTTCCAACTCCTCGACGAGCGCTACGACTTCGGCCCGGACGACGTCTTCTCGCAGACCTTCGACCTCAACTTCGACTGCGCGATGTTCGACCTGTTCTGCGCCTGGGGCGCCGGCGCCACCCTCGTACCGCCCCCCGCCGAGGCCTACCGGCGGATGCCGGAGTTCATGGCCGAGCAGGGCATGACCGTGTGGTTCTCCACCCCCAGCGCGATCACCCTGCTGCGCCGCATGGGCGCGCTGACAGCCGGCGCCCTGCCGTCGCTGCGCTGGAGCTTCTTCGCCGGTGAGGCACTGAGCTGCCAGGACGCCGAGGACTGGGCCGCCGCCGCGCCCGGCTCGCTGCTGGAGAACCTGTACGGGCCCACGGAACTGACCATCACCATCACGGGCCACCGGTGGACGCCGGTACGCCACCTCAACGACATGGTGCCCATCGGCACCGTGCACGAGGGGCACGAAGTGCTGCTGCTGGACGACTCCGGCGCCCCGACCACGGCCGACCAGGGCGAACTGTGCATCGCCGGGCCCCAGCTCACCCCCGGCTACCTCGACCCGGCCGACGACACCGGCAGGTTCCTCGAACACGACGGACACCGCTTCTACCGCACCGGGGACCGGGTCCACCGCGACGGCGACGGGACCTGGCAGTACCTGGGCCGCAAGGACGCCCAGGTACAGGTGCACGGAGTACGCCTGGAACTCGCCGAGGTGGACGCCGCCGCGCGCACCTGCGAAGGCGTCCAGGACGCGGTCACCGTCGCGGTGCCGGTGGACGGGACGACCGAACTGGCCGTGTTCCACACCGGTGAGCAGGTGCCGCCCGTCCAACTCGCCCGCCACCTGCGGCAGGTGCTGCCCGCCGCGGTCGTGCCCCGGGCCTACCACCACCTCGACGCATTCCCCCTGAACTCCAACCGCAAGACGGATCGCAGGCAGCTCACCGCCCTGGCCGTGGCGGCCATGGCACCAGCAGCGGCTGCTCCCGCCGAGCGCGGGAGCACGGACGAAAGGCAGAACGGGGCGCAGTGA
- a CDS encoding cobalamin B12-binding domain-containing protein (Presence of a B(12) (cobalamin)-binding domain implies dependence on cobalamin itself, in one of its several forms, or in some unusual lineages, dependence on a cobalamin-like analog.) has translation MTLPTPHDAPVIVAGGISDSHTWNLVFLQLLLEEHGHRVVNLGPCVPEDLLIAEALAHRPALIVVSSVNGHGYQDGMRTITRLREQPELADVPTVIGGKLGIAGARSTEELATLRTAGYGAVFDDSAEGVEAFLRMLDGLPQRALV, from the coding sequence ATGACCCTCCCCACCCCCCATGACGCGCCCGTGATCGTCGCCGGCGGCATATCCGACTCCCACACCTGGAACCTGGTCTTCCTCCAACTGCTGCTGGAGGAGCACGGCCACCGCGTGGTCAACCTCGGCCCCTGCGTGCCCGAGGACCTGCTGATCGCCGAGGCCCTGGCCCACCGGCCGGCCCTCATCGTGGTCAGCAGCGTCAACGGCCACGGCTACCAGGACGGCATGCGCACCATCACCCGGCTGCGCGAGCAGCCCGAACTCGCCGACGTCCCCACGGTCATCGGCGGCAAGCTCGGCATCGCCGGGGCCCGCAGCACCGAGGAACTGGCCACCCTGCGCACCGCCGGGTACGGCGCGGTGTTCGACGACAGCGCCGAGGGCGTCGAGGCCTTCCTGCGGATGCTCGACGGACTGCCGCAGCGGGCCCTGGTGTGA
- a CDS encoding phosphopantetheine-binding protein translates to MWDDQFEPTVRPFLPFLPPQEPLLPDSELRDLGLDSLGTVQLLGTLEETYQVRFLDGALSMDTFRSAGALWATVESMLQRAAS, encoded by the coding sequence ATGTGGGACGACCAGTTCGAACCGACCGTGCGCCCCTTCCTCCCCTTCCTGCCCCCGCAGGAGCCGCTGCTGCCCGACTCCGAACTGCGTGACCTCGGCCTTGACTCGCTGGGGACCGTGCAGCTCCTGGGCACCCTGGAGGAGACGTACCAGGTGCGGTTCCTCGACGGCGCGCTGAGCATGGACACCTTCCGGAGCGCCGGCGCCCTGTGGGCGACCGTGGAGAGCATGCTCCAGCGCGCCGCGAGCTAG
- a CDS encoding ACP S-malonyltransferase yields MAHDEPTAACDTALVFPGMGPASFADVGRFMVANRYARELVDIADETLGYSLVDAFRQAEGDYSEAAQVAFFVNCLASAYWARDHLGVEPDLITGPSFGEKAAVAYSGALPMADAVRLTAQIARCLDEYFAQEHRDIVTLSFVRTPQDRLDEIRAELDDAGEWHEISCYVDEGFYMISLAERRVEWMEKRLRAIGGMPLYTMRPPMHASAFGPLRDKAEREVLSAYTFADPEQTVVADQDGALLRTGEELRTMLLDSFVRPLNWPSVTTALKAAGVRRVCVAGPDSLFGRVPCTTRNFEVIAAHPRLAMTPRRPSRAA; encoded by the coding sequence ATGGCGCACGACGAACCCACCGCGGCCTGCGACACCGCTCTTGTCTTTCCCGGCATGGGACCGGCGTCCTTCGCCGACGTCGGCAGGTTCATGGTCGCCAACCGGTACGCCAGGGAACTGGTCGACATCGCCGACGAGACCCTCGGGTACTCGCTGGTCGACGCCTTCCGGCAGGCCGAGGGCGACTACTCCGAGGCGGCGCAGGTCGCCTTCTTCGTGAACTGCCTCGCCAGCGCGTACTGGGCCCGGGACCACCTCGGCGTCGAACCCGACCTCATCACCGGCCCGAGCTTCGGGGAGAAGGCGGCCGTCGCCTACTCCGGCGCCCTGCCGATGGCCGACGCGGTCCGCCTGACCGCCCAGATCGCCCGCTGCCTTGACGAGTACTTCGCCCAGGAGCACCGCGACATCGTGACCCTCTCCTTCGTCAGGACGCCGCAGGACCGGCTCGACGAGATCCGCGCCGAACTCGACGACGCGGGGGAGTGGCACGAGATCTCCTGCTACGTCGACGAGGGCTTCTACATGATCTCCCTCGCCGAACGCCGGGTGGAGTGGATGGAGAAGCGACTGCGTGCCATCGGTGGCATGCCGCTCTACACCATGCGCCCGCCCATGCACGCCTCGGCGTTCGGCCCGCTCCGCGACAAGGCCGAGCGGGAGGTGCTGTCCGCCTACACCTTCGCCGACCCCGAGCAGACGGTCGTCGCCGACCAGGACGGCGCACTGCTGCGCACCGGCGAGGAACTGCGCACCATGCTGCTCGACAGCTTCGTCCGGCCCCTGAACTGGCCGAGCGTCACCACGGCTCTGAAGGCCGCCGGTGTGCGGCGGGTGTGCGTCGCCGGACCGGACAGCCTGTTCGGCCGGGTCCCCTGCACGACCCGCAACTTCGAGGTCATCGCCGCGCACCCGCGCCTGGCGATGACGCCCCGGCGCCCCTCACGCGCCGCCTGA